Genomic segment of Pasteurella multocida subsp. multocida OH4807:
AGACCAAGAAAAATTTGAGCAACTTTACTTACAATACGAACACGATCCTAGCGTACGTAAACGCGCAGTAAAAGCGGTAGAGTTGTTCTCTTTATTAATGCAAGAGCGTGCCTCAACGGGTCGAATTTATATCCAAAACGTTGACCACTGTAATACGCATTCGCCGTTTGATCCAAAAGTCGCGCCTGTTCGTCAATCTAACTTATGTTTAGAAATTGCGCTTCCTACTAAACCATTACAACATTTCCATGATGAAAATGGTGAAATTGCGCTCTGTACGTTATCCGCATTCAACCTAGGTAAATTGGATAACTTAGACGAGTTGGAAGGCTTAGCTGATTTAGCAGTGCGTGCTTTAGATGCGTTGCTTGACTATCAAGATTACCCTGTTATTGCAGCGAAGAAAAGCTCGCTCTCTCGCCGTTCATTGGGTATTGGCGTGATCAACTACGCCTACTATTTGGCAAAAAATGGGGTTCGTTATTCTGATGGTAGTGCAAATGACTTAACACATCGTGCATTCGAAGCCATTCAATATTATTTATTAAAAGCCTCAATGAACTTAGCCAAAGAATTAGGTGCCTGTGAATATTTTCATGAGACGACTTATTCACAAGGTATCCTACCTATTGACACCTATAAAAAAGATATTGATACGTTAACTAAAGAACCATTGCATTATGATTGGGAAACTTTACGTAAAGACATTCAAGAATTTGGCTTACGTAACTCAACATTAACCGCGTTAATGCCTTCAGAGACGTCATCACAAATCTCTAATGCAACAAATGGTATTGAACCACCACGTGGTCATGTCAGTGTAAAAGCCTCAAAAGACGGTATCTTAAAACAAGTTGTACCAGAATATGAAACACTCGGTGATAATTATGAATTGTTATGGGATTTGCCAGATAACAATGGTTATCTCCATCTAGTCGGGATCATGCAAAAATTCGTTGACCAATCAATTTCTGCGAATACCAACTACGATCCACAACGTTTTGAGGACGGTAAAGTGCCGATGAAACGTTTATTAGGCGATTTATTAACTGCCTATAAATACGGTTTAAAAACGCTGTATTACCAAAACACCCGTGACGGTGCTGATGACGGTCAAGAGGATATTGATGACGGCTGCTCAGGCGGAGCATGTAAAATTTAAATAGCTCATACACCAATCTAAGCAACTGAAAATGCGCTTCTTTTTTAAAAGAAGTGCATTTTTTTGATATATTTTTGCTAGCTTTTTGTTCTTTTTTTGTCATTAAAATCTAGTTGTTAAATTTGTTAATCCCACATTTTTGGAATAAAAATCTAAACTTAATCAAAAATACAATACATACCACTAATAATTAAAAATTTATTCTACAAAATAAAGCATTTATGCCTATTGACTCAACCTGATATTTCATTATATTTCTAAATCCTAACATTTTTTTAACCAAAACAAACAAAAACAAAGGTTGCTATTATGACAACATCATCTCAAAGTCGCGAAACGTTCTCTGGACGTAAAGCGTTTATTTTTGCAGCAATCGGGTCTGCAGTTGGATTGGGAAATATTTGGCGTTTCCCTTATGTGACTTATGAAAATGGCGGCGGGGCATTTATCATCCCTTATTTAGTAGCGCTCTTAACCGCAGGGATTCCACTTTTATTCTTAGATTATGCGATCGGTCACAAATATCGTGCTTCTCCACCACTTGCCTTCCGTAAACTCAATAAAAATTTTGAGACGTTTGGCTGGTGGCAAGTGATGATCAACGTGATCATCGGCATTTACTATGCCGTAATTTTAGGTTGGGCGGCATCTTATACGTTCTTTTCTTTAAATAGCGCATGGGGCGCAGATCCTGCAAGTTTTTTCTTTAAAGATTATTTACAGATGGCAGATGGTGTATCTGTGGAACTCGACTTTGTGGGTAGTATTACGGGGCCATTGATTGCAGTATGGCTTTTCATCCTAGCTATCTTGGCGTTAGGTGTACAGAAAGGGATTGGTAAGTCAGCTGCATTCTTTATGCCATTGTTAACCGTCATGTTTGTGATTCTTGTGATCACTGCTCTTTTCTTACCTGGTGCAAGCAAAGGCTTAGATGCCCTCTTCACGCCTGATTGGTCTAAATTATTGGAACCAACAGTTTGGGTCGCCGCCTATGGACAAATTTTCTTCTCGTTATCCATTTGCTTTGGAATTATGATCACTTACTCCTCCTATTTGAAAAAGCAAAGTGATTTAACAGGCTCTGGACTTGTGGTGGGTTTTGCAAACAGTAGTTTTGAATTACTCGCAGGAATTGGAGTATTTGCTGCGCTTGGTTTTATGGCAGCAGCAGGTGGAAAAGAAGTAAGCGAAGTCGCAACATCGGGTATTGGTTTAGCGTTCATTGCGTTCCCTGCTATCATTGACCAAGCCCCATTTGGTGCAGTTATCGGTGTCTTATTCTTTGGTTCATTATTATTCGCAGGTATTACCTCTTTGATGTCAATCTTAGAAGTTATCATTGCAGCAGTACAAGATAAACTCAGATTACGCCGTTCTATTGCCACAGCGGCAGTATGTACCCCTATGGCATTAATTTCTATCTTATTGTTTGGTACGACTACTGGATTACCAGTACTTGATGTACTCGATAAATTCGTTAATAGTTTCGGTATTGTTGCTGTAGGGTTAATGGTGATTTATGCAGTATTAATTAATGAGTCATTATCTGGTTTAGCCGCACACATCAACGAAACATCCTCTTTTAAAGTGGGGATTGTATGGCGCGTCCTTATCGGTACCGTGACATCAACCGTATTAGTGTATATGTTATTCACAGAAATCAACAAAGTCGCGAATGAAGGATACGGTGGTTATCCAGACTGGTTCGTCAACACATTCGGTTGGGGAATGGCAATTGGCTTAGGCGTGATCGCATATTTACTATCACGTTTACCTTGGAAACACCTAAATGATTCAACAAAAGGAGAGAAATAATGAGTACTAGCGCAATTATTATGATGGTCGTTGCTTTAGCTATCATCTGGGGCGGTTTAATTATCTCCGTTACCCGATTACCAAAAGAATAACACGCTCTTCTCTGACATCAGCACCGACTTCGGTGCTGATTTTTTTTATTGCCAACCTGACTTTTTTTCTAGTTTGAATTGTTCAATAAATGATAAATATTGTCATTTCTCTAGCTTAAATTTCGTGACTTGGGTAAAATACAACACGACAATTTATATCTAAAAGTGCGGTTCGTTTCTCCGTACTTTTCATTACTGGAGAATATCAATCATGGCCTACACCACTTTTTCGCAAAATAAAAACGATCAATTAAAAGAACCCATGTTTTTTGGTCAAAATGTCAATGTGGCACGTTATGACCAACAAAAATATGAAACGTTTGAGAAATTGATTGAAAAACAATTGTCATTTTTCTGGCGCCCAGAAGAAGTTGATGTGTCACAAGATCGCATTGACTATCAAGCCTTGCCAGAACATGAAAAGCATATTTTTATCAGTAATTTAAAATATCAAACTTTATTAGATTCGATTCAAGGTCGTAGCCCAAACGTGGCGTTATTACCCCTCGTCTCTATCCCAGAATTAGAAACGTGGATCGAAACTTGGACGTTCTCTGAAACTATTCACTCTCGCTCTTATACACATATTATTCGTAATATTGTGAACGATCCTTCTGTGATTTTTGATGATATTGTGACAAACGAAGAAATTATCAAACGTGCAAAAGACATTTCGTGCTATTACGATGATTTAATCCGTGATACCCAACTGTACACGCTGTATGGCGAAGGCACTTATACAGTAGATGGACAGGAATGTAAGGTGACATTACGCAACCTAAAACGCCAACTTTACTTGTGCTTAATGAGTGTAAATGCCCTTGAAGCGATCCGCTTCTATGTATCGTTTGCTTGTTCTTTCGCGTTTGCAGAGCGTAAGTTAATGGAAGGTAATGCAAAAATCATCAAATTTATTGCGCGTGATGAAGCGTTGCACTTAACAGGAACTCAGCACATTCTTAATATTATGGCATCTGGTCAAGATGATCCTGAAATGGCAGAAATTGTTGAAGAATGCAAACAAGAAGCCTACGAATTGTTTGTTGCCGCGGCAGAACAAGAAAAAGAATGGGCAGATTACTTGTTTAAAGATGGCTCAATGATTGGGCTAAACCGTGATATTTTAGTGCAATATGTAGAATATATTACGAATATCCGTATGCAAGCCGTTGGTTTGCCGCTTCCTTTCCAAGCTCGTTCCAACCCAATTCCTTGGATCAATGCGTGGTTAGTATCAGACAACGTACAAGTTGCCCCTCAAGAAGTGGAGGTCAGTTCATATCTCGTTGGTCAAATTGACTCAAAAGTGGATACAAAAGATTTTGGTGATTTTGATCTCTAATCTTACCCCTAAAACAGACCGCACTTTTACTTAGTCTAAAAGTGCGGTTATTTTTTCTCACATTTTATCATTCAGCTCGGATATGAAGATTCATCTCATTCATCGTCAGATAACCCTAGAACATCATAATCACACATCCTTGCTTACTCATTTAGAAAACAAAGGGATTTTCCACGAATATCAATGCCGTTCGGGCTATTGTGGTTCATGTCGCGTCAAAATAAGAAAAGGCAAGGTTTCCTATAAAGAACCACCCCTTGCCTTTATTCAACCCGATGAAATTTTACTGTGCTGTTGTCAGGTTGAAGAAGATTTAGAAATTGAGCTGTAACTTACGCAATTTTCTGCAATTTGGCAGGAATCCCCTGTCTGACCGCTGAACCACATACCCAATCAACCCAAGGTGAAACAATTTCTTTTGTGGTATCTAACAGCCCTAAATCATTGATGTTTACTCCTCGTTTAATTTGCTCATTACCTTGGATTTCTTTACCATCAATCACATAACTGACTGCACCAAGCTGTTTATGTCCATACCCATGTTCAATCGCAATAGTGCCTTTTATCACTCCATCCATCACGACAATTTGCACATGTTGTTGACCGCCAGGCGTCATTAATTTAACCACATCACCATGCTTAAAGCCTTGTTCTGTCGCGTCTTGTTGGTTCATCGCTACTAAGCCGTCTGGTTTGATACTGTGCAAACGTAATAATGGCGCCGTAATACTACTCATTAAATTGGATTTAAACGACATCAATTTAAATGGCCATTCTTTCGTTGGGTAATGACTCTCTAGTGTAGATGTATCCGCAAACTGGGGCTCAAAATATTTTGGACAGCCATGGTAATGTTTACCCGTTTGAGCATGTTTTGCTTTCGCTACGGTTTCATTCCAAATTTGTAAACAATTTTTCCAACGTGCTTGCATATTATCTTCTTGCCATGCACTCTTATAAGGCGCAAAACGTCCACCTTTACAATACACATTCGCAACTTTCAGCACTTCCTCTGGTTTTAACGTTTGTTCTAATGTTGGCATTAAACGTTGTACACCTGTTAATAATAGATCTTCTTCTGTGGCATCTTTCACTGGCTCTTTTCCATCATATGCAATGTTTGCTGCTGCCCGTAAGAAATAATCTTCTGTACGATGTAATGGATAGGTGTTTTGTTGTTTATCCATAATCGCATTGTCACCAAACCCTGGAAGAGCCATGGCGTTAGCAACAGCAATAATGAAGTTTTCCATACAAATCACTTCACCATTCGCCGTATAGGCATTCTTCGATTGGATCACAGGCCAACGCGCGGTCGTAGTTTTGGTTGGAACACCTGCCCAAGGTGTACTGAATCCCCAACTCTCAAAATTATGCGTATCTGGCACAATGTAATCGGCTAATGCGGTAGTTTCATTCATAAACGCATCTACTGCAATAAATAAAGGGAGAATTTTTGGATCACGTAATTTTGTATCGGTGATGTGATGAATCCCTGTCATACCATAGATTGGATTACTCATATGACTAATCCAGGCTTTCAGTGAATAAGGATAGCCTTGTAATGCAGAAGTAATCATTTCAGACATTTGCCCACCCACAAATGGGTACCATGAAGCGCGAGCAGGATAAGGTGAGATACCTTGTTCTACTTTACGTTTAAACTCGCTAGATTTTTCGTAGTCTTTTTTACTCCGAGCTAAATTCGTGCCTTTGGGTTTCACCATATTCGGAAAATTGGCTAAGTCATAACGTGGACCACCACCAAAATCTTTGAATTTGCCTCCTGTCATACTCATTCCGCCTTTTTTATTCATATTCCCAACCATGGCGTTGAGTAAAAGAATTGCCCAAGCAGTATAGAAGCCAGTACCGTGCATGGTACCACCATGGGTAATCGCTGAAGCACGATGCCCATGGGATGTAAATTCTTTTGCTAACTGAATAATCGTCTCAGTTGGAATGCCACAATGTGCAGAATACTCCTCAATCGTGTGCTCAAAACAGGATTCTTTAAAGAGCTGCATCGCGGATTTTGCTAACACTTGTGTCCCATCTTTTAAGGTCACCCAATCTTGCACAAAAATAACCGCACTTTCACAATCTTTCGCCGCGATAAACTCACCTGTTTGTTGATCTTTGACGAGGATCTCACTATCCACAGGCTTTTCAGGTACTGGCATTTCGACCATATCATGTAAACGAAGTGCTTGCCCATAACGTTTATGTGCTGGATCCGCAATAAATAAATGAGTCGCATTACAAAAACTTACCCCATTGGCTTTTTGCATTGCCTCTTCACTAGGTATGGATAAATACGGTGCATTATAGCGTTCATTTTCAATAATCCAACGTAACATCCCTAAGGATAAAGATAAGTCTGTTCCTGGAATAATCGGCACCCAACGATTCTGTTTTACGGCTCGACTATTGGTCAATTCTAAGCGTGGCGCAACAACAACATAGTCAAAGTTTTCCTCTGTCCGTTGTTTGGTCAATTGACGAGCTTGACGCTTAAATGGATTTCCCGCTTGAGCAGGAGAAGTTCCCATAAACAGAATAAATTCTGCATGATCCCAGTCTGGTTTGGCGTGTGAGTTATTAACTAAATCATTCATGAAGGCGCCTGACCCTGCGCGATAAGACAAGCCACAAAATGAACCATGAGAAGCAAAATTGATCGTACCAAAACTGTTATTAGCAAAACGTTTTAACAAAGGTTGGCGACCTTCTGGACCAGCAAACGTCACCATTAATTGATTGACTTTCGGTCCAAAATCTGGATTTTCAGTATCCACTGGTGTTTTCAAATCACGAATCGCTTTTAATCCCTCAACATGACCTTCACCAAATAGATCCCCACCATTCACTACTTCCTCAACTAGCTGTTCAAAGCTAATGGTTTTCCATTTTCCTTCACCTCGTTTCCCAACTCGTTTTAAAGGTTGCGTAATACGATAAGGACTATCAATTCCTTCTAAAAACGCGGCTCCCCTTGCACACGCGGTCGAACGATTATCTAACCCACTTTCCCCTGCGACACTAAGTTCAGCTTGTTTAATGGATTGGTTAAAGTCAAGATGTATATCCGCTGAGAGAGGATGGTAAGGATTCCCATTGATGCGAATCACTTGATTTTTTTCCAAATCAACACGCGCACGTAAACCACATAATGTCCAACAGCCCATACATTGAGTATTACATACCACTTGCTTACCATTCGCGACTAATTGACCATTTTGAACCTGATATTCAGGTAATAAAGCATTACCATGAACGTTATCTGCTGTATGCTCACCAGAGGTACCGTCAATTAACCCCGTAGCAATTTCTTTCACTTTCGGTGAATAACCTGCAACAAAAGCTGTTGCAGTACCTAAGGCAAGTCCACCTTTTAATAAATTACGTCGTTGGTTATTCATATTTTCCCCCAGTAACATCCATTTGAGATAACGCCGAACTAAATAAGTGCCATAATACGATGCCAATGCAAACCCATAAACTGAATACGGATAAGATACCAATCGCGCCATCCACATGCCACGTTAATTGATACGGGTTCATCAAGGCATTGTATTTCGCAATACTCTGGACTTGAATCACTAAGATCCAGCGTACTAACCAAGTAAAACACAAACCAATGCACAAAGTAATCGCATTTAATACTTGAGATTGCGGTAAATAAATCAGTATGCCCAATGCAATAATGCAGACTAATGTCAATAAAGGTAACGCACTAAACTGCCACAATTGCGTGAGTTGTCCAGCCAATTGCGCCGAAGAAAAATAGATACCCGCTAACACCGCGATAAACATCAGCAAGCTAAATAAAATCAGATGAGAAAACGCATACTGAGTAGACGTAGGATTAAAAAACTGAATAAAGAAACGACAAAGTAAGAACGCCGTCGGTAAAACGCTAAATAGAACCAGTGGCATTAATCCATAATGATGCCATAAGGGACGCGCTTCAACCGCATACACTTCCATTGTGGTATAGATTAAAATCAATACTGACATCACGAAGGAAAATAAACGGAAAAACGTCGTCCAACGAGTTAGATTAAGTTCACCCCAATAAAGAAGATGGAACACTTTCGGTAGACGTGTTTGTGGTACAACTTGACGCAATAAGCATAAGAAATATCCCACAACGGCTACGGTAAATAAGGGTAAGAATATCGCCCCCCATGCCATCCAAGACCAAGGGGTTAAATTCAAATAGAAATTCACAATACGACTTGGTTGGTGTAAATCCGCGGTTAATGCGATAGGTGCCACAATAGCACAGCTTAATGCTAGCGTGATTGCAATAAACTCAGCCCATAAATTTTTTTCTTTTTGATTAATCCATAACCCCACAAACACCGAAGAGAAAGATAACCCAATAAAAAAGAAGTAACTGACTGCCCAAGGTAACCATGCAATTGCTTGTGGTTCAACCACAATTTCACGAATCATCATAATGTTGCCTCCTTCGCTTGCCATAACATAGGTTGTCCTTGAACATGATCAACAAATGCCTCATCTAAGCCTAAATAAAAGACATGAGGAATCGTACCAGAATCAGGTTTTAATACTTTCAATTCATGTTTGTGTTCTGCCACCATCTGACTAATTGTGCTATTCGGATCTTTTAGATCACCAATAATCCGGGCGCCTCCCACACAACTTTCAACACAAGCGGGTAACAACCCAACTTCAAGACGATGCGAACAAAAGGTGCATTTATCTGCAGTTTTGGTTTCTTCATTGATAAAGCGAGCATCATAAGGACAAGCCTGAACACAATATGCACACCCAATACAGCGTTCATTGTTAACAACAACAATGCCATCTTTACGCTGATATGTTGCTTGTACAGGACAGACTGGGACACAAGGCGGATTGTCACAATGATTACATAATCGTGGTAGCAGCACATTATTCACGACATGGTTTGAATCTGTGACTTCATATTGACGGACGGTAGTTCTAAATTCACCAATTGGCGTCGCATTCTCAATACCACAACTGATCGTACAAGATTGACATCCAATACAACGACGCAAATCCACCAACATGGCATAACGATGCGTTTCGCTTCCCTCTCGTCGAGCTGGTTGAAATTGCGTTTCAGCTTGACTGAATGGAATAAACGCTTGCCCCACACTTAACACTGATAAATTTTTTAAGAAAATTCGCTTACTCATTTCCATAGTGGCGTTCCTTTTTAGTTATTCTCATTAACCCAATTGAGTTATGACTTTTTTTAGCGTATTGTTAAAGAAGGTCAAATAAAAAACTATTGTGGTTTTCCACATAAAAAGTGAGTGAATTTGATTTCAATCAATAAAAAGGAAGAAATGTGAAAAAGTGCGGTCAATTCTTGAAAATATTCATTTTGCTCATTGGCTTACTACCCAGCCTTGCCTTATCTGAGCAATGGAAAATTGGCATTCTAGCACAGCGTGGCGTAGCACATACCCATGCCAAATGGCAACCTTGGATTGATTGGTTAAATCGGCAATTTGAGTCGCAACATCAATTTTCACTGGTCACATTAGATTTAAATGATCTGAGTGAAGAACAGGCACAAGGTGTTGATTTTGTGCTGACTAATCAAGCACAATTTTTTTATCTGAATAATACGCAAGTCAGCTGGTTAGTTACCCTCAGATCACCTCGACAAATTCAGCATGACTCAATGGGGCGCATCGGTAGTGCTATTTTTGTTCGACAAGACAGTCCTTTTTATCAATTAACTGATTTAAAGAATAAAACGTTCAGTGCAGTAGGAAATAACGCATTTGGTGGTTTTTTACTCGGATATAATGTTTTATATCAACATGGTCTGATTGAGAATAAGGATTTTCAATTAAAATACACGGGCTTTCCTGTTGATAATACCTTACTCCTCTTGCAAGAAAAGAAAGTCGATGCCGCTATTGTCCCTGCTTGTATCTTAGAG
This window contains:
- a CDS encoding tetrathionate reductase subunit A (COG0243 Anaerobic dehydrogenases, typically selenocysteine-containing), coding for MNNQRRNLLKGGLALGTATAFVAGYSPKVKEIATGLIDGTSGEHTADNVHGNALLPEYQVQNGQLVANGKQVVCNTQCMGCWTLCGLRARVDLEKNQVIRINGNPYHPLSADIHLDFNQSIKQAELSVAGESGLDNRSTACARGAAFLEGIDSPYRITQPLKRVGKRGEGKWKTISFEQLVEEVVNGGDLFGEGHVEGLKAIRDLKTPVDTENPDFGPKVNQLMVTFAGPEGRQPLLKRFANNSFGTINFASHGSFCGLSYRAGSGAFMNDLVNNSHAKPDWDHAEFILFMGTSPAQAGNPFKRQARQLTKQRTEENFDYVVVAPRLELTNSRAVKQNRWVPIIPGTDLSLSLGMLRWIIENERYNAPYLSIPSEEAMQKANGVSFCNATHLFIADPAHKRYGQALRLHDMVEMPVPEKPVDSEILVKDQQTGEFIAAKDCESAVIFVQDWVTLKDGTQVLAKSAMQLFKESCFEHTIEEYSAHCGIPTETIIQLAKEFTSHGHRASAITHGGTMHGTGFYTAWAILLLNAMVGNMNKKGGMSMTGGKFKDFGGGPRYDLANFPNMVKPKGTNLARSKKDYEKSSEFKRKVEQGISPYPARASWYPFVGGQMSEMITSALQGYPYSLKAWISHMSNPIYGMTGIHHITDTKLRDPKILPLFIAVDAFMNETTALADYIVPDTHNFESWGFSTPWAGVPTKTTTARWPVIQSKNAYTANGEVICMENFIIAVANAMALPGFGDNAIMDKQQNTYPLHRTEDYFLRAAANIAYDGKEPVKDATEEDLLLTGVQRLMPTLEQTLKPEEVLKVANVYCKGGRFAPYKSAWQEDNMQARWKNCLQIWNETVAKAKHAQTGKHYHGCPKYFEPQFADTSTLESHYPTKEWPFKLMSFKSNLMSSITAPLLRLHSIKPDGLVAMNQQDATEQGFKHGDVVKLMTPGGQQHVQIVVMDGVIKGTIAIEHGYGHKQLGAVSYVIDGKEIQGNEQIKRGVNINDLGLLDTTKEIVSPWVDWVCGSAVRQGIPAKLQKIA
- a CDS encoding hypothetical protein (COG0733 Na+-dependent transporters of the SNF family) — protein: MTTSSQSRETFSGRKAFIFAAIGSAVGLGNIWRFPYVTYENGGGAFIIPYLVALLTAGIPLLFLDYAIGHKYRASPPLAFRKLNKNFETFGWWQVMINVIIGIYYAVILGWAASYTFFSLNSAWGADPASFFFKDYLQMADGVSVELDFVGSITGPLIAVWLFILAILALGVQKGIGKSAAFFMPLLTVMFVILVITALFLPGASKGLDALFTPDWSKLLEPTVWVAAYGQIFFSLSICFGIMITYSSYLKKQSDLTGSGLVVGFANSSFELLAGIGVFAALGFMAAAGGKEVSEVATSGIGLAFIAFPAIIDQAPFGAVIGVLFFGSLLFAGITSLMSILEVIIAAVQDKLRLRRSIATAAVCTPMALISILLFGTTTGLPVLDVLDKFVNSFGIVAVGLMVIYAVLINESLSGLAAHINETSSFKVGIVWRVLIGTVTSTVLVYMLFTEINKVANEGYGGYPDWFVNTFGWGMAIGLGVIAYLLSRLPWKHLNDSTKGEK
- a CDS encoding Fdx protein (COG0633 Ferredoxin); the protein is MKIHLIHRQITLEHHNHTSLLTHLENKGIFHEYQCRSGYCGSCRVKIRKGKVSYKEPPLAFIQPDEILLCCCQVEEDLEIEL
- a CDS encoding tetrathionate reductase subunit B (COG0437 Fe-S-cluster-containing hydrogenase components 1); the protein is MEMSKRIFLKNLSVLSVGQAFIPFSQAETQFQPARREGSETHRYAMLVDLRRCIGCQSCTISCGIENATPIGEFRTTVRQYEVTDSNHVVNNVLLPRLCNHCDNPPCVPVCPVQATYQRKDGIVVVNNERCIGCAYCVQACPYDARFINEETKTADKCTFCSHRLEVGLLPACVESCVGGARIIGDLKDPNSTISQMVAEHKHELKVLKPDSGTIPHVFYLGLDEAFVDHVQGQPMLWQAKEATL
- a CDS encoding ribonucleotide-diphosphate reductase subunit alpha (COG0209 Ribonucleotide reductase, alpha subunit) — its product is MNKSLMVTKRDGHLEPIDLDKIHRVITWAAEGLDNVSVSQVELRSHIQFYEGIRTSDIHETIIKAAADLISKESPDYQYLAARLAVFHLRKKAYGHFDPPRLYDHVKKLVRMGKYDPALLTDYTREEWDEMDSFLDHWRDMTFSYAAVKQLEGKYLVQNRVTGEIYESAQFLYLLVAASLFSKYPSETRLDYIRRFYDATSTFKISLPTPIMAGVRTPTRQFSSCVLIECDDSLDSINATASAIVKYVSQRAGIGVNAGAIRALGSPIRGGEAFHTGCIPFYKYFQTAVKSCSQGGVRGGAATVYYPIWHLEVESLLVLKNNRGVEDNRVRHMDYGVQLNKLMYQRLIKGGDITLFSPSDVPGLYEAFFADQEKFEQLYLQYEHDPSVRKRAVKAVELFSLLMQERASTGRIYIQNVDHCNTHSPFDPKVAPVRQSNLCLEIALPTKPLQHFHDENGEIALCTLSAFNLGKLDNLDELEGLADLAVRALDALLDYQDYPVIAAKKSSLSRRSLGIGVINYAYYLAKNGVRYSDGSANDLTHRAFEAIQYYLLKASMNLAKELGACEYFHETTYSQGILPIDTYKKDIDTLTKEPLHYDWETLRKDIQEFGLRNSTLTALMPSETSSQISNATNGIEPPRGHVSVKASKDGILKQVVPEYETLGDNYELLWDLPDNNGYLHLVGIMQKFVDQSISANTNYDPQRFEDGKVPMKRLLGDLLTAYKYGLKTLYYQNTRDGADDGQEDIDDGCSGGACKI
- the nrdB gene encoding ribonucleotide-diphosphate reductase subunit beta (COG0208 Ribonucleotide reductase, beta subunit), with the protein product MAYTTFSQNKNDQLKEPMFFGQNVNVARYDQQKYETFEKLIEKQLSFFWRPEEVDVSQDRIDYQALPEHEKHIFISNLKYQTLLDSIQGRSPNVALLPLVSIPELETWIETWTFSETIHSRSYTHIIRNIVNDPSVIFDDIVTNEEIIKRAKDISCYYDDLIRDTQLYTLYGEGTYTVDGQECKVTLRNLKRQLYLCLMSVNALEAIRFYVSFACSFAFAERKLMEGNAKIIKFIARDEALHLTGTQHILNIMASGQDDPEMAEIVEECKQEAYELFVAAAEQEKEWADYLFKDGSMIGLNRDILVQYVEYITNIRMQAVGLPLPFQARSNPIPWINAWLVSDNVQVAPQEVEVSSYLVGQIDSKVDTKDFGDFDL